The Oxyura jamaicensis isolate SHBP4307 breed ruddy duck chromosome 8, BPBGC_Ojam_1.0, whole genome shotgun sequence genome has a segment encoding these proteins:
- the GORAB gene encoding RAB6-interacting golgin isoform X4, with product MVSADIGILRNRIDQASLDYSYARKRYDKAESEYVAAKLDLQHKTEIKEHLTEHLCTIIQQNELRKARKLEELMQQLEVEADEENLELEIEVERMLQQQEAEAGRQVSQSHGHAGLAKENPTPSVPAKDSEHANRVVASPAISEQLQSENSGTKSLSKMDSQPQAVNETPGNSLACSDT from the exons ATGGTGTCTGCTGACATCGGCATCCTGCGGAACCGCATTGATCAAGCCAGCTTAGACTACTCCTATGCCCG GAAGCGGTATGATAAGGCTGAGTCAGAGTACGTGGCAGCCAAGCTGGACCTCCAACACAAGACAGAGATTAAGGAGCACCTCACGGAGCACCTGTGCACAATCATACAGCAGAACGAACTCCGCAAGGCCAGGAAGCTGGAGGAGTTAATGCAGCAGCTGGAAGTGGAGGCAGATGAGGAAAATCTGGAACTTGAGATAGAGGTGGAGcggatgctgcagcagcaggaggcagaagcaggGAGACAAGTCAGCCAGTCGCACGGTCATGCTGGGCTGGCTAAGGAAAACCCCACTCCCAGTGTTCCAGCAAAGGACAGTGAGCATGCTAACCGTGTTGTTGCTTCTCCTGCTATCTCTGAACAATTGCAGTCTGAAAACTCTGGTACCAAATCCCTCTCCAAAATGGACAGCCAGCCTCAAGCAGTAAATGAGACTCCGGGAAACTCCCTAGCTTGCTCTGATACATGA